CAGAagctaaaacatatttgtttctaaattatGTGCTGAAATTTGGTGTTGAGCAAAAATGCAGCCTGACACTGTTTTGTTGATCTTGAAGGGAGCATTAGTTTTCTAGATTGGCTCTTCATTGGTGTTGTAGAGTAATGGATCATAAGAACTGAATCAGTGTGAAAATCTGTTTAACACTGGGACAAATGTTTGTTCAGCAGCACTAAGTCCTGGGGAACTGTTATAAATAACTGcagattttctaatttaattattcatctttCAAATTGTGAGGAACAAATTGTTCATACACACGCCACAACTAATGTAGCCAGGTTTGCTCCTCTTTCTCTATTTGcattgtagttttttattttattgtttacttaACTGGGCTTTTTCTCCCATTCAGGTGTCTGAGTCTCTGGTTTTGCGAAACGGTGATTTCCTTGTGCGAGACTCCCTGACCAATGTTGGTGATTATGTTTTGACCTGTCGATGGGACAATGAGGTGGTCCACTTTAAGATCAGCAAAGTTCTGGTGAAATCAAATGAGACTAAGGTACGTCAACATCTGTTAGAGCAGGGATCTTTGAGCAAGAAAATATAAAGCAGTCAATGTGAAAATCCGAGATACTTTTAGATACGTAAAATATGATAAGAATTTCTTTGatagtatattttaaaaagcaaagattAGTGGGAAAAGTATTTTAAGGGACAATGAGGATGTAAAAATCTGATCAGGTGTATATTGCAACCAGTTGTAGTGAATTTTTATTCCTGCATACAGACAATATAATCAACttgaatgtaaatgtttgaaaatgaaggAGGTTTAGGGGCCTGCCATTGTGGTTCCGTGCAGAAcccagagaaaagaaaaaagaaaaaaaacatttattttatggtcTCAAGACACTCGACACAATCAGACTCAGCAGAAGCTACAGATCAAAGAAATCTACCACCTCCTGGGTTAAAGTTGCTCATCAGGAAAACCACACTTGTAACTAATAGCAATAATGATGCATTTGTTCTCATCTGTTGGGAGTTTGCCCAGTGAGTCATTGTGTTCAACAGTGATATTATGAGACTATTTCATTAGCAACAGGCCGCCATATGTAAGGTCTGTCTTAAATTATCAAACTTCAACTTGTTTAGCGGCTTAATTTAGCAACGACACGAGTTCTGCATTTTAAGCTGAAttggaaagtttttctttgccaagacaataaatatttctcttttcatttgatatttttgtgtttgttgtcttgttgtctCTGCTAACATGGTGCAGGTGTACAAAGCTGACCAGCTGCGATCCTGCTTACTCttccttttgtgtgtttttaccaGCTATGAGATCATTCCAGTGCTATTATTGGGGGATCAAGAGAAACCACAGATATTTTACTCACTTCATAAATAATAGAATAGCATAGAATAAATGTTCTAAGCGAGTGTTCAAAACTAAACCTTCCTTTCTCGTCTTCCTCAGGTGCAGTACGTGTTGGAGTCAGACAGCTTCGACTCTGTTCAGGAGCTTGTGCGCTTTTACGTGGGCCAACGCAAAGCCGTCTCGCAGTCCAGCGGCGCCCATATCTACTGTCCCGTTGGCAGGACTCTACCACTGCGCTACTTGGAGGCGACCTTCGCCCTGTCCAACAGCAAGCACAGCTCCGCCTACTCGCCATCCAGCCAGAGGGGGGCGTACATCAAGCGGCGAAGTGTCACCATGACGGACGGGCTGACGACAGAAAAGATGATGCCTCACAGGTGAGGAGAGCGCGGACACCGATGTTCTCTGACAGTTCTTTCTCTTTTGCagctttgtgaaaaatgttattgatttttttttatgttgcatacATAATCAGTGATTCAGACAGCCCCAGTCCAGTTGAGACACCGTTGGCCCCACCAGAGCCAGAGCCGGAGCCTGTGTCCGAATGCAggttgtgtttatgtgtgtgacAACAATGGTGTTGCTCTGGTTCCCTCCACAGTCCTAGAGCCCCTTCACTTCACAGACACCTGTAGTACTTCCCTTTGTGTTGAGAACTGTTCACTTTGGCACACAGTGAAGCAAGTTTTAAATGGCATGCAGCCGTTTAAAACTTGATGAATCTACCAATGAGGAGCAGACAAGATTCTGGGCACGAAGTGCCTTTTCTAAGTTTTGTGACATTGTAACCATAAACTTCAACATActttatttacaatatatttaatacCCAATTATGAAATGGagtaaaaacaatacatggtTAAAATGTATTACTAACTTATGTGACAAGTGTAGTGTGCATTTGATTCAAGCCTCTATGAGACAATACTCTGAAACCACCTTACCTGCAAATGTCTGCACACATTGTATGACCTAGAAACTAAAATCTTTGCCCAATCTTCTTTGCAAAAGAACTTTgactcagtcagattggatggagagcttGTGTGGACCATCTTTTGGTCCACACAAATGGACTAAATGaattttggactttgactgggctgGTCCAACACATGAGTCTGCTTTGGTTCTCCCAAGTCTCAAATGTTAATCCTAGATTTATCTTCAAACATCTTACTACCAATCCTGATCAGTAAAGCATCACCACAGCGTGATGCAGCAACTTTTTTGCTGTAGGGGTGATTTGCTTAGGATGAAGTCCAGTTTTAGTGATCTAaggcggcggttttcaaagtgtgaggcgcgcctcccctggggggcgccagagcactttaggggaggcgcggtgcgagggaaaaaaataaaccggaaaagctatctgcttgctgtctactgatgtgagagaaacgtcttttacgacccatcaactctgtggatttaggaaaagttgGTACTGGCGTGTGGagcgggatcagtggaaatgtttccaccttagaggatgttttggccagtgatgtcagtaagcGACCAGCTGCGACCACTTACTTTTTCCGTATGTGTGTAATCTAACGCTgttatttcaaatccagtagtcagactacagttacttatcaaaatcattttatgcgttactatcttcttttgttatttaatcctTTCTCTACTCGCCTTGTCGGTGCAGtgcgtctctatgcgacagaaatgtaaacaatggagggagatgcgcgttttgttggtggaaaaactggaactattttcagtttctgtcgccaagtctaGTATCAAGTCAagtattataagcggctttgggcttcatcttttaaaagtcgcttgcaaatttaatgagcggctggttgcgcctttttgggctcgtttttgaacgtgaagttgctcatttgggcttggaaataagcagagactcataataaatcccagaatttgtccgtcattaagggagttttagtcagtctctccctgttcatcatttcctggatgatccgtcccgctgagtctttgttaatgtcaagttaatatattacctctgaatgacagTGATTCGcagcgctccagaaaactgcaaatatcgagactaatttaaacagcgcaataagcAAAACAGCCACAATGAACTGAACgtgtagttggcaatagttataatggcaagtgcTGACTAGCACATATAATTATTACgataagtgtcgcagccatctgagctgtggagctgcaggaggagctctgtgcgctgcgacatcaaactcaggggcgtaacgcagaacctggaggctggggggaggggggctttaaaatccttcttagagttttccagacaacagtggacaaattactcatgtttttttttgtacaatctcctcttcagttcaaccttatcagtggagacacattgttgatgttaccattataaaataacttacaattaagtattggcaaagatcaatgtgattttcacaggaggcagagcgttgttgttagcagctgctgaaagtaactaaaaagttacttaatcctgcagttagttactacttgacttggaaagtaacttagttactttccaaatcaagtagtcagtaatatagctaagttactttttcaaggagtaatcagtagtccgattaaagttactttttcaaagtaactatgccatcactggttttggccagagcggggctgaaggtggagtttttagaactccacccccctccgccccccttcacgggagggggggggggggggggaggcgcagcaggcattaagctccttgaaggggggctcaccctttcatactttgaaaacccctgatctaAGGCATGTGAGCCAAAAGATTTGACCTTGTTCTCATCTTACTGTAATGTCGTCTTCTGAATGTTTGCAGATCACCTGAGGGAAActacaaacaggacaaacattTTGGGCACTTCAGAAGACATTTGTttgcacttcattttatttcgGTCTATCAGAGTAAAAGAggttgaaaataaatgcaaaccagactttttaagttttttataaaaaagaaaaattgtatgGCTTTTAAAGATGGTGAATCTCAGATATTGattattttctcctgtttttaaattagattcATGTCTGCTTCTGCCTTGTTGTAGTtcataaataacagaaatgcagttttattgcAACCGTTTCACAAACTAAATCATTCCTTTTTCCCTCACCCTGtaagaaataatatttacatCCCTAACAAGATGGCTCCTATCATATAACTCAAGCTTTAAAATGCCGTTTGCAGCCCATCAACCATCCACCACCATAAAGACGCAATGCGCAATTGTGCAATGAGTATGGACCAGATTCAGGAGTACCGCTGCCCCTTGTCGCCTGTCGGGGAAACCCCGCTGTCTCCTGCGTATAGTGCTGGTAAGTGACAGACTCCGACACATAAATAATACATTGCCATCACACAGGCTCCTTCTGCAGAGAGTTGAAGGCTCGtctctctttttattcagtcaCTAGGCAGAGAGCCCACTCAGGCGGACGGGCCCTAGCTGTCGTCCCTCCCTCCCCTGTGATGCGCCGTTCCAGCGACCCTCAGCTCAGCCCCTTGGACGGCAGCGCTCCCGCTGAATATCCCACGCAAACTTCTCATTCAGTACACTCCTCACCTGCCCATCATTCCGCCTATCAATCACAGCCGTTGGAGACGGCTGGAAGTTACTGTGACCTCAGACCCTGCCCCTGCGGGCCACCCAAACCCCCAACTAAGAGCTACGTAGAGCGACTGCGAGTTGAAGAATTGAGGAAAGGTGAAGGCAGAGAAGGAGACGGAACATCTGTTGCCCCATTGGTGGAGTCAACCTCCTTATTCAGGCCATCCAGGTACATCCAAGAATACGTTTAGGGTTAACAGGCAAAATCTCTAGATGTTGTCTTTCTTAAAAAGATTAACTCAGTGTAAACAAATGTGAGCtgtgaaaaacaaccaaacatgtGCGTTTTCTGTTGTAAACTACATACTGCGAAAATAGATCtcttcaaaaaaaacaacaacaatatactgattgtgttttaaataatgacCAAAGAACAAAATAGCTCATATATTTGCACAAGTGAGTTAGTGACATAGTTTCTTTAGCTGTCATTGTTTTTTCGTCAGACTACTTATCAGtta
The sequence above is a segment of the Gambusia affinis linkage group LG17, SWU_Gaff_1.0, whole genome shotgun sequence genome. Coding sequences within it:
- the LOC122847260 gene encoding SH2 domain-containing protein 3C-like isoform X1; the encoded protein is MPYHGWYHGHIPREVSESLVLRNGDFLVRDSLTNVGDYVLTCRWDNEVVHFKISKVLVKSNETKVQYVLESDSFDSVQELVRFYVGQRKAVSQSSGAHIYCPVGRTLPLRYLEATFALSNSKHSSAYSPSSQRGAYIKRRSVTMTDGLTTEKMMPHSDSDSPSPVETPLAPPEPEPEPVSECSPSTIHHHKDAMRNCAMSMDQIQEYRCPLSPVGETPLSPAYSAVTRQRAHSGGRALAVVPPSPVMRRSSDPQLSPLDGSAPAEYPTQTSHSVHSSPAHHSAYQSQPLETAGSYCDLRPCPCGPPKPPTKSYVERLRVEELRKGEGREGDGTSVAPLVESTSLFRPSRYESNLLPAENKPLEMSVLKRVKELLGEVDASTAAKHITLVDCKVARILGVTTEMQRMMGVSSGLELLTLPHGHQLRLDLLERFYTMSIMMAVDLLGCTGSTEERAALLHKTIQLAAELKSNLGNMFGFAAVMRALEMPQISRLDQTWVTLRQRHTEGAILYEKKLKPFLKNMNDGKESSLMSGTSFPHILPVLSLLERGAAVGEVLEPWESSEAGVDVVMHHLEAARTIAHHGDIYKTTAETKLQGLQERAEIHDVFQTEFQMRLLWGSRGSEGNQSERYEKFDKVLTALSHKLEPPVRHSEL